AAAAGAAGATAATGGCTTTTCCCCTTGTGCTGTCGGCAAAGCCGGAAACTGGGTTCCTTTCAGATATAAACGGTTCAAAACATACCGGCCGACATCGGTTGCCCAACTTCCCGGCAAAAGGCTGCTGCTCCTTGAAAGAAGCTATACAGGTCCGGGATCATTGAAAGTTAGACTGGCAACACTGAATATGAATGATATTGCAAAAAACAAAGTGCTTGAGTCAAAATTGATGGCCAATATCCCGAATACTCTGCCGATTGACAACTATGAGGGACTTGATACCCGCACCACATCCGCGGGAGAAACAATCATTTATATTATTTCCGATGACAATTTTTCTCCATTCGAGCACACAATACTGATGATGTTTAAACTCAGAAAAGGCTAATATCTTATAGTAATTACAACGCAAAAAGACGCACAACACATACTATACTGTCATAACATCCATAAATATAAGCATAAAAATTATTTTAACGTAAGCAGCATGCAAGTTGCTGCAATGTAAGGTTATAAAAACAACAATTTAATTTGTTTTTAGGCATACGCCAGTGTATAAAATCAATATAAGAAAATTATAAATCAATCCAATTAACGGTTTTAAAAGTTCTCTGTATAAATGTTTTACAGGCATGGAGGTTTTTTAAATGAAAAAAACAACGGCTGAAAAAACATTCAAAAAAATTAAAAGTAAAGGAAAAACTAAACTGAAAAGAAAAGCATTCCTTTTCAGTGAAGAAGCTGAATGGCTCTGGGACTGCGGAGACGAAAAAGCAAGAATAATGAGTGCGGATTTCAGGCAGGTGACATCTGCAAGGAGTCAACATAATAAATGAAGCCTTTTAACATTCTGATATTTAAATTAAAAAAAATCTCAGAAACTTTTAAAACGAGTCCCCTTTCAGATTGAATATCTGAAAGGGGACAAATTATTTTATAGGGAAAGTCAGCTGATATCTTGTGCCGTGCATGCAATCCTTGGAGAGATTTCCTCCAAGCTGGCTGACCAGAGTCTCAACAAGAGTCAGACCAAGTGTTCCTCTACCCTCTTCAGAGCTGCATCCAACTCCGTTATCCTGAACATCCAATTCAACGGTGTCTTCATAGCAACGCAGGATAACCTTCACAAAACGCTGATCATCTTTAAAGTCATCAGGAAAAGCATGATTAATGGCGTTCGTTATCAACTCATTAACAATAAGTCCGCAGGGAAGAGCCTGATCAATGGAAAGACGTACTATATCCAATGAATTGACGAATCTTATTTTACTACCGCATCCATAAGCCTTAAATAGCCTATCTCCTAAATATTCAATGTAGCTTGCAAAATTAATTCTGCTTAAATCATCTGATCTGTAAAGATGCTCATGCACATAAGCCATGGAGCGAACTCTTTCTATGCTGTGCCGAATCAGCTTTAAATCCTCAGGGTCACGGATATATTCAGTCTGTAAATTCAAGAGGCTTGAAATTACCTGCATATTATTTTTAACCCTGTGATGAACTTCACGCAAAAGGGTTTCCTTTTCCCTGAGCGATGCCCTGACTTTCAATTCAGATTCTTTTTTGCAGACAATCTGCCACATGCCTTCTATCAGCAGATTCAGGTTATAAATATCTCGTCTGGAGTATGTTTTTTCTTTATCGAAAACACTAAGGACCGCTACGACTTTCCCTGAATCAAGGATTGGCAGGGCAAGTCCTCTGCTTGGGAGATATTCACTCCCCGGGAGCATTCCCAGAGCTTTTTTTCTGATAATATTATTCATTATGACAGGTTTTCTGGTCCTTATGCATTTCAGCAGAATACCATCGGCCTCAATTTCCGAGGCTTCAACCGGAACCACTTGCCCCCCGTCACAGGTATAGAGCCGGGCAATCCTGATATCCTGCCCTGCTCCATCCACACGGCAGATGAATCCTGACCTGCTGGAAGAAATCTCAATACTTTTATTAACCGTGAATTCCCAGAGAACTTCCTGTGAACCATCTGACATGTGAGATAATTCATAAAGAGCCTTGAAACGCATCCGGCTCATGGTCGCGTTTCTTTCAGATTTTTTTCTTTCCGATATATCTCTCGAAATTGTCAGAAACGCTTTTTTACCACCAAAATCTATGGCTCTGGAACTAAGTTCAGCTGGGAAAATAGTTCCATCTTTTCTTACATATTCAACTTCAAAAAAAGACTGCCCGTCACGTTCAATTGTGGATATCTGGTCAGGAATCCTGCGGCAGTATTTATGTGAAAAAATATCAGATGCGGTCAGTCCGAGCAGTTCATCCCGGCTATACCCAAGATTGGAGCATGCAGCACGGTTGACCTCAATAAAACGTCCTGAAGAATTGGAAACAAATACGGCATCACCAGCACCGTCAAAAACGGCCTGATACAGTGTGCGCGATTCGCTAAGCTTTTCCTGAGTTCTGCGCTGGGCAGATATATCAGTAAAAACAACCTCCACCACTCCCTGAGCAGAAGCGCTGGCCAGAGGAGACATTTTAACTTTAAAGGTCTGGTGTCCTTTTCTGCAGTTTAGAGCATGACACTCAACTACTTTATTACGGCAGATATTAAGACTGTCAGACAATGACCGCGAGGACTCCCCGCCAAAGACTGCCCGGAACAAATCTATAAAATCAACACCGACAACTCTGTTTATGGCTATACCGGTAAAACGGCAGAAACTGATATTAGCAAAAGAGATTCTACCGTCAGGACTTACGATAACCACTCCTTCGCTTACAGAATCTAGCAGTTCCGAAAGCACCACAGAATTTATGCAATCACATTTATTATCACTTAAACATTTATTTTTTTTAGTATT
Above is a window of Maridesulfovibrio bastinii DSM 16055 DNA encoding:
- a CDS encoding PAS domain S-box protein, whose amino-acid sequence is MTEKGGNIKSSESKINTKKNKCLSDNKCDCINSVVLSELLDSVSEGVVIVSPDGRISFANISFCRFTGIAINRVVGVDFIDLFRAVFGGESSRSLSDSLNICRNKVVECHALNCRKGHQTFKVKMSPLASASAQGVVEVVFTDISAQRRTQEKLSESRTLYQAVFDGAGDAVFVSNSSGRFIEVNRAACSNLGYSRDELLGLTASDIFSHKYCRRIPDQISTIERDGQSFFEVEYVRKDGTIFPAELSSRAIDFGGKKAFLTISRDISERKKSERNATMSRMRFKALYELSHMSDGSQEVLWEFTVNKSIEISSSRSGFICRVDGAGQDIRIARLYTCDGGQVVPVEASEIEADGILLKCIRTRKPVIMNNIIRKKALGMLPGSEYLPSRGLALPILDSGKVVAVLSVFDKEKTYSRRDIYNLNLLIEGMWQIVCKKESELKVRASLREKETLLREVHHRVKNNMQVISSLLNLQTEYIRDPEDLKLIRHSIERVRSMAYVHEHLYRSDDLSRINFASYIEYLGDRLFKAYGCGSKIRFVNSLDIVRLSIDQALPCGLIVNELITNAINHAFPDDFKDDQRFVKVILRCYEDTVELDVQDNGVGCSSEEGRGTLGLTLVETLVSQLGGNLSKDCMHGTRYQLTFPIK